The Anabaena sp. WA102 genome contains a region encoding:
- the topA gene encoding type I DNA topoisomerase, translated as MPKRLLVVESPGKVKKLSQILGADWIVRASCGHIRELSNDGDDSLGFTMDGNTVRCNYIPRDQRAKETIQQLKAAVRQVDEVVLATDPDREGETIAWHLKETLGLRDPKRVVYTEITPSAVRNAIAHPRKLDTNLIGAGLCRDCLDKLVGYKGSPLVWGLNNGAKSVGRVQSATLHLICQREREILAFVPQDYWSVWVDYQEGFRAFYKGTANTDKETPEAETETHDDAASNNPEKPESQRVLSEAEATRLVEEAKLHPHQIIHLEGKLVYRQPPPPFTTSTLQQAAGSKLKFSPDKTMQVAQKLYEAGLITYMRTDSVMLSPEFCASARQWLEQNDPQNVPQQVAKQRSSKTAQEAHEAIRPTDVFRPSVQLRAELPEDEFNLYVMIWKRAIASQCRPAQLRKTLVITKSGNILWQARGQVIEFYGYAKYWLNLSKDAVLPLLQQGQILTLAKAGHDQKQTQPPPRYSEPKLVQLMERKGIGRPSTYAPTIATLKKRNYVELKKDNLQPTALGLEVDEFLQKALPDLLEAEFTAKMEDALDAISEGKNSWQHYLTTWNQSYFVPALSKAKTVVVNSSTTAKSNNFLERKYETSKTRCPDCKNCLAKIPSSKVKKKYFLKCVSGCENIVLFWSDFHKKWEAPKTKTSADENAPKPSAKITAYPCPVCKKPLEEYSYLKDGQNKTMLRCSGQDSWKDTKHKDVAYFHTAKGWWSPKFGNLNV; from the coding sequence ATGCCTAAACGCCTCCTAGTGGTCGAATCTCCCGGAAAAGTCAAAAAATTGAGTCAAATTCTCGGTGCAGATTGGATTGTCCGCGCTAGTTGTGGACATATCCGCGAACTCAGTAACGACGGTGATGATTCACTAGGATTTACAATGGATGGTAATACTGTTCGCTGCAATTATATCCCCCGTGACCAACGGGCAAAAGAAACAATTCAACAATTAAAAGCCGCTGTTAGGCAAGTTGATGAAGTTGTTTTAGCTACAGACCCAGACAGAGAAGGAGAAACCATTGCTTGGCATCTTAAAGAAACGTTAGGATTAAGAGACCCCAAACGAGTAGTTTATACTGAGATTACACCATCAGCAGTGCGAAATGCGATCGCCCATCCCAGAAAACTTGACACTAATTTAATCGGTGCAGGATTATGTCGAGATTGTCTTGATAAGTTGGTAGGTTATAAAGGTAGTCCCCTGGTTTGGGGATTAAATAACGGGGCAAAAAGCGTAGGTAGAGTTCAAAGCGCCACATTACACCTAATTTGTCAGCGCGAAAGAGAGATTCTGGCTTTTGTTCCCCAAGATTACTGGAGTGTGTGGGTAGATTATCAAGAAGGATTTCGGGCTTTTTACAAAGGTACGGCCAATACTGACAAAGAAACACCAGAAGCAGAAACGGAAACTCACGATGATGCAGCTAGTAACAACCCAGAAAAACCTGAATCTCAGCGCGTTCTCTCGGAAGCAGAAGCCACAAGATTAGTTGAAGAAGCAAAACTTCATCCTCATCAAATTATTCACCTAGAAGGGAAACTGGTTTATCGTCAACCCCCTCCACCATTTACCACCTCCACCCTCCAACAAGCTGCCGGTTCAAAGTTGAAATTTTCCCCTGACAAAACTATGCAGGTGGCGCAAAAGCTATATGAGGCAGGGTTGATTACATATATGCGAACAGATTCAGTCATGTTGAGTCCTGAATTTTGTGCGAGCGCTCGTCAATGGTTGGAACAAAATGACCCGCAAAATGTCCCCCAGCAAGTAGCCAAACAGCGTAGTAGTAAAACCGCTCAGGAAGCACACGAAGCCATTCGTCCTACAGATGTTTTTCGTCCTTCGGTGCAATTACGGGCAGAATTACCTGAAGATGAGTTTAACCTATATGTGATGATTTGGAAAAGAGCGATCGCTTCTCAATGTCGTCCGGCTCAACTTCGTAAAACTCTAGTAATTACGAAATCAGGTAATATCTTATGGCAAGCTAGAGGGCAGGTAATTGAATTTTACGGTTATGCAAAATATTGGCTGAATCTGAGCAAAGATGCAGTTTTACCCTTATTGCAACAGGGACAAATCCTAACTTTAGCCAAAGCTGGACATGACCAAAAACAAACCCAACCACCACCCAGATATAGCGAACCCAAACTTGTCCAATTAATGGAACGTAAAGGCATTGGTCGTCCTAGCACTTATGCTCCGACAATTGCTACTTTAAAGAAACGCAATTATGTGGAGTTAAAAAAAGATAATCTTCAACCCACAGCTTTGGGTTTAGAAGTTGATGAATTTTTACAAAAGGCTTTACCAGATTTATTAGAAGCGGAATTTACTGCTAAAATGGAAGATGCCCTAGATGCAATTTCTGAAGGAAAAAACTCTTGGCAACATTACCTAACTACTTGGAATCAAAGTTATTTTGTTCCTGCACTTTCCAAAGCTAAAACTGTGGTTGTTAATTCATCAACTACAGCTAAAAGTAATAATTTTCTTGAGCGTAAATATGAAACTTCTAAAACTCGTTGTCCTGATTGTAAGAACTGTTTAGCGAAAATTCCCAGCAGTAAAGTTAAAAAGAAATACTTTCTTAAATGTGTGAGTGGTTGCGAAAACATTGTGCTATTTTGGAGTGATTTTCACAAAAAGTGGGAAGCACCGAAAACTAAAACATCTGCAGATGAAAATGCTCCCAAACCTTCAGCAAAAATCACTGCATATCCCTGTCCTGTATGCAAGAAACCTTTGGAGGAATACAGTTACCTCAAAGATGGGCAAAATAAAACTATGCTGCGTTGTTCTGGTCAAGATTCATGGAAGGATACGAAACATAAGGATGTGGCTTATTTTCATACTGCCAAAGGATGGTGGAGTCCTAAATTTGGGAATTTAAATGTCTAA